In the Acidobacteriota bacterium genome, GACCGCCTGGATGTACCCGAGGTTCTGGGAGGCGCTCCCCACGTAGTCGAGCCGGTCGCACAGCGGCGGAATCATCACGTACAGCTTGTGCTCGGCGAGCTTCTCGACCCCCCTGTGCAGGTAGCCGATGACGGGCTTGCACTGGACGACCGTCTCCCCGTCGAGCCCGAGGATGACGCGGAGCACACCGTGGGTCGCCGGATGCTGCGGCCCCATGTTCACTTCGAGAATCTCGGTGTGGAACATCCGCCGTCTCCTGGCGCCTTCTATCGATAACGAGGGTGCTGCTCCGGGAACCCCTCAAGGGGGTATTCCTTGCGCAGCGGATGACCCTTCCAGTCGTCGGGGAGCAGGATGCGCGTCAGGTCGGGATGGCCGGTGAACCCGATCCCGAGAAGATCGAACGCCTCGCGCTCGTGCCAGTTCGCGGTCGCCCAGATCGTGCTCACGGTGGGCACGCTCTCGCCGTCCGCCACGCGCACCTTGAGCCGGATCCGGTGGCGGTGCGGAACGGAATAGATGTGGTAGTTGACCTCGAACCGCTTCGGATCCTTCGGGTAGTCGACGGCGCACAGGTCCGAAAGCAGGTCGAGCCGCGTCCTCGGATCGTTCTTGAGAAACCGGCAGA is a window encoding:
- a CDS encoding NADH-quinone oxidoreductase subunit C, with the translated sequence MEEVAYFCGEVTARIKVERLPDICRFLKNDPRTRLDLLSDLCAVDYPKDPKRFEVNYHIYSVPHRHRIRLKVRVADGESVPTVSTIWATANWHEREAFDLLGIGFTGHPDLTRILLPDDWKGHPLRKEYPLEGFPEQHPRYR